In Topomyia yanbarensis strain Yona2022 chromosome 2, ASM3024719v1, whole genome shotgun sequence, one DNA window encodes the following:
- the LOC131680230 gene encoding uncharacterized protein LOC131680230: MSSDLLIMSDSASCLSAIEAGTSQHPWIQQIENMLRNRPINLCWIPGHTGIRGNEEVDRLAGEARGVPPLDISIPGADTVSQIKTTIRNRWYQRWSASTEVKLREVKFNTAK, encoded by the coding sequence ATGTCTAGCGATTTGCTGATCATGTCAGATTCGGCTAGCTGTTTATCAGCAATCGAAGCCGGCACATCCCAGCACCCGTGGATCCAACAGATTGAAAACATGCTTCGGAACCGTCCAATCAATCTTTGCTGGATCCCAGGTCACACTGGCATCCGCGGTAACGAAGAGGTAGACCGACTTGCAGGAGAAGCCAGGGGCGTTCCCCCATTGGATATATCCATTCCCGGAGCAGATACCGTTAGTCAAATCAAAACAACTATCCGAAATCGATGGTACCAGCGGTGGTCAGCGTCCACCGAGGTGAAACTTCGCGAAGTAAAATTCAACACAGCAAAGTAA